In Triticum aestivum cultivar Chinese Spring chromosome 5B, IWGSC CS RefSeq v2.1, whole genome shotgun sequence, the following proteins share a genomic window:
- the LOC123117512 gene encoding protein trichome birefringence-like 19 gives MTMRVHVSSSRCFVPIVSLMLLAALLAASNLLHTTFPHPWRAFSSHLHTRSRPGEGGGCDIFTGDWVPDPDAPYYTNDTCSVIHEHYDCMRFGKPDLGFVNWRWRPDGDGCDLPRFDPARFLALMRGKTIAFVGDSLARNHKDSLICLLTRVAEPTTSWPSSKHSVYHYGEYNFTVASFWAPYLVRHEQIDDDGPAHTGLWNLHLDEAEDVWAARIPELDYVVVSASSWFYRPSMLYEAGRLVGCHYCQLPNVTDLTPRYALRMATRAALGALSGADGRFRGTALLRTVDPSQYEGGQWNSEDGNCVRTAPSRRGGRRVEGFERDFRELQREEFAAAVERAAATGNVRMMLMDTTEAMILRADAHPSKYRGWTPEKHFTLYNDCVHWCLPGAIDTWNDMLLHMLNST, from the exons ATGACCATGAGGGTCCATGTGAGCAGCAGCAGATGCTTCGTCCCCATCGTGTCCCTCATGCTCCTCGCTGCTCTTCTTGCGGCTTCCAACCTGCTCCACACCACCTTCCCACACCCCTGGCGCGCGTTTTCTTCTCATCTTCACACACGATCACGACCAGGCGAGGGCGGGGGCTGTGACATCTTCACGGGCGACTGGGTGCCCGACCCGGACGCGCCCTACTACACCAACGACACCTGCTCGGTCATCCACGAGCACTACGACTGCATGAGGTTCGGCAAGCCGGACCTCGGCTTCGTCAACTGGCGGTGGCGGCCCGACGGCGACGGCTGCGACCTGCCCCGCTTCGACCCGGCCCGCTTCCTCGCCCTGATGAGGGGCAAGACCATCGCCTTCGTCGGGGACTCCCTCGCCAGGAACCACAAGGACTCCCTCATCTGCCTCCTCACCAGA GTCGCGGAGCCCACGACGAGCTGGCCGAGCAGCAAGCACTCGGTGTACCACTACGGCGAGTACAACTTCACCGTGGCCAGCTTCTGGGCGCCCTACCTGGTCCGGCACGAGCAGATCGACGACGACGGGCCGGCGCACACGGGCCTGTGGAACCTCCACCTCGACGAGGCGGAGGACGTGTGGGCGGCGCGCATCCCGGAGCTCGACTACGTCGTCGTGTCGGCGTCCAGCTGGTTCTACCGCCCGTCCATGCTGTACGAGGCCGGCCGGCTCGTCGGCTGCCACTACTGCCAGCTGCCCAACGTCACGGACCTCACGCCGCGGTACGCACTGCGCATGGCCACGCGGGCCGCGCTGGGGGCGCTGTCCGGCGCCGACGGCCGGTTCCGCGGCACGGCGCTGCTGCGCACCGTGGACCCGTCGCAGTACGAGGGCGGGCAGTGGAACAGCGAGGACGGGAACTGCGTGCGGACGGCGCCGTCCCGGCGCGGCGGGAGGAGGGTCGAGGGCTTCGAGCGCGACTTCCGCGAGCTGCAGCGGGAGGAGTttgcggcggcggtggagagggcggcggcgacgggcaatGTCAGGATGATGCTGATGGACACGACGGAGGCGATGATACTGCGGGCGGACGCGCATCCCAGCAAGTACCGGGGCTGGACGCCGGAGAAGCACTTCACCCTGTACAACGACTGCGTGCACTGGTGCCTGCCGGGGGCCATCGATACATGGAACGACATGCTTCTCCATATGCTCAACTCTACATAA